The genome window CGGAACCGCTGCAAAAAAAATAGAATGCTATGTAAGTAATTTTTTTAACCAAACGTCTGCTTTTTAAAATGAACTTAGGAAATCAGGAGTGATCATCGTGGATTATAAAATGAAAATTTCAGGTGGAATTCCTCTTAAGGGGGAAATATCTGCACAAGGAGCCAAAAATGCTGCTTTACCTATTATGGCTGCCTCTCTCCTTCTGAAAGGAGGCACCCTTCATATTCACAAAGCACCCCGGCTACATGATGTTCTTACAATGGCCGACCTTTTGCGAAATTTAGGTGCTGAAATCCAGTATGAAAAAGATGAAATGTTTATTGCCGTTCCCGAAGATCTCTCTTGGGAAACACCTACAAATCTCGTACGCAAAATGAGAGCATCCTCTCTCGTTTTAGGGCCGCTGCTTGCTCGTTGCGGTCGTGCTGTTCTTCCCTTACCTGGAGGATGTTCCATTGGTAGTAGACCGATAGACCTTCACTTGAAGGGATTGTCCCGAATGGGGGCCTCTATTGACTTGATTCACGGAGCTGTACACGCAACTGCCAATGGCCTGAAAGGATGCCGTATTTATCTTGATTTCCCATCTGTAGGAGCCACAGAAAATTTAATAATGGCTGCTGTTTTCGCAGAAGGAGAAACTATACTTGAAAACACAGCTCGCGAACCGGAGATTACTAATTTGGTTCAAACTTTAAAAAGGATGGGTGCCCAAATAGAAGAGGATGGAACAGGCGTAGTTCGTATTAAGGGAGTAGATGAACTACAAAACTCTGAAACCACAGTCATTCCTGACAGGATTGAAACATGCACATATATTTTAGCCGGAA of Aminobacterium sp. MB27-C1 contains these proteins:
- the murA gene encoding UDP-N-acetylglucosamine 1-carboxyvinyltransferase yields the protein MDYKMKISGGIPLKGEISAQGAKNAALPIMAASLLLKGGTLHIHKAPRLHDVLTMADLLRNLGAEIQYEKDEMFIAVPEDLSWETPTNLVRKMRASSLVLGPLLARCGRAVLPLPGGCSIGSRPIDLHLKGLSRMGASIDLIHGAVHATANGLKGCRIYLDFPSVGATENLIMAAVFAEGETILENTAREPEITNLVQTLKRMGAQIEEDGTGVVRIKGVDELQNSETTVIPDRIETCTYILAGIITGGEIKINDIIPQHIDSLIAKLEEGGASFTVREDSVLVHPIERLKGVSLKTMPYPGFPTDLQPQIMATLALADGASVIQEGVFQARFLHVNELNRMGAKIELQGNTAVVTGVDHLVGADVNATDLRAGAALILAGLAAQDETCVYHIGHVWRGYEEMDTKLQQLGGRVEVIPTEQLGPKVNGAVRKEES